A window of Oncorhynchus tshawytscha isolate Ot180627B linkage group LG10, Otsh_v2.0, whole genome shotgun sequence contains these coding sequences:
- the LOC112261121 gene encoding transmembrane protein 275-like codes for MVITDRSSSTPGPKNKEPKKRASRPHGLPSPALCCACGLCIMLAGINITLVGAFAFSTMVPSTNPPIIIGPILLLVAFSFFGACCVCSRLPPAQGSRRSKVGGRSMGMMGRGGLAGGVTFEIETSEHTFQDTTAVQLSPSASPGSSRASSPERDASPDPAPPGAFKLFTMETNGPTSATACYSASSAGGGAVRLNLPRDDVAT; via the coding sequence ATGGTCATCACTGACAGGAGCTCCAGCACTCCTGGGCCCAAGAACAAGGAACCGAAGAAGAGGGCATCCCGCCCCCATGGCCTGCCCTCCCCGGCGCTGTGCTGCGCGTGTGGCTTGTGCATCATGCTGGCAGGCATCAACATCACCCTGGTGGGGGCGTTTGCCTTCAGCACCATGGTGCCCTCTACCAACCCTCCCATCATCATAGGGCCCATCCTGCTTCTGGTGGCCTTCTCTTTCTTCGGGGCGTGCTGTGTCTGCAGCCGCCTGCCCCCTGCCCAGGGCTCCCGGAGGTCTAAGGTGGGCGGAAGGAGCATGGGGATGATGGGGCGTGGAGGTTTAGCCGGGGGAGTGACGTTTGAGATTGAGACGAGTGAGCACACATTCCAGGACACGACAGCAGTACAGCTCAGCCCCTCAGCCTCACCTGGGTCATCCCGGGCATCCAGCCCCGAGCGGGATGCTTCTCCTGACCCCGCACCCCCAGGGGCCTTCAAGCTCTTCACCATGGAGACCAATGGCCCCACCTCCGCCACGGCATGCTATTCTGCCTCCTCGGCAGGGGGAGGGGCTGTGAGGCTCAACCTGCCACGTGATGATGTGGCCACCTAG